The following nucleotide sequence is from Strix uralensis isolate ZFMK-TIS-50842 chromosome 15, bStrUra1, whole genome shotgun sequence.
agttcccccccccccagaggTCAAAGCTGGGGGTTatctctctcctccatctccatcCATCACGAGACGCCAGAGCGCGAGGCGCTGGCTGGGAGAATAGGCAGCATTGACGGTGGCGGAGAAGACAAAGCACTCCTTTGCTCCCGCCAGCGCACGGGGACAGCGGGAGGTGGCACCTCCAGCATCACGCGGGTGGCCCGTGGGGCCTCTTGGCCGCAGCTGGGTCCGCAGTGGGGGTCCCCAGGCTGCCACTGGGGTCCCCCCAGCTCTTGCCGTGCCAGTGCCACTTACTCAGAGGCGACGGACTGGGGAATGGGCTCATCCAGCAGCTCCAAGCTGTGCAGGATCCAGTAGCAGAGCCAGGGGCGGCTGGCGTCCAGACACTGCGGGGACCAGAGGGGACAGTCAGGGCAGCCGGGGAGCCATGCGGGGCctgggggtgcaggcaggagcaggcagagctcccGCAGAACAGGCAGGAAAATCCCCAGCGCTGCTGCTCCAGAGCATCACCATGGGGACATGCATGACCCAAGGGGACACAAGGAACCACTGCCTCTGCCCCCAGGCTGGCAGTGACAAATCAGGGATGGCAAACACCCCGGTGACAACTCCAGGAGCAGCCCCGGGGTGCAGGGTTGGCCCCGGCTGGAGGGCAGAGCCGGCAGCTCTGGGGCAGGAcacccagcagtgctgctggcagtgcaGGTACCTCGTAGGCTTCGGTCAGCTGCCGGAGGCCTCTCTTCAGGTAATGGAAGTGCTTCTCCCGCTGCAGGATGAATCTGGAAgacaggcaggacaggcagagcGCTGGCAGGCAGGACAGCCCAGCTGAGAGGGGACACGAGCCCCGAGCCGATGCCACTGTGCTCAGGGCCTGTGGCCAGATCCCACTCGAACGCCTGTGGGAGCAGCCAGTCCCTCGCTGGGGGTCTCGGCAGCCACTGGAGTCACTGGTTTTGAGGggtgttatttatttattgagaGTTTCTGCCGCAGGAACTTACTGCGAGGCGTGATGGTTTGTCTTGCAGGCGTCAAAGACCTCCTGCACAATTTCTTCCACCTTGGTCTGCCGCCGGCCGCAGCGTGGAGGAGAGCAGGGCGAGGGCAGgggagaaataaagaaataaagaccaCAGTGAGCTCTGGAAAGCGGCTCTGTCCTTCGCAAAACATGGGCCCGGTCTGGGGAggctcctgccccatcccagggGTTCATCCAGCTCACGGCCGCTCCCTGTTACCGGCAGCACCATCTCATCACCTTCTCTGGGAAAACCAAAGCAACCAAAAGCCGCTCGGTCCTGCCTGCCCATGGAGCAGCTTAGCGGGAGCTGCCGAGGAGCTTTGCACCCAGGATTAGACTTAAGCACCGTCCGCTGTTACTTTTCAAAtgcagcagttttaaaaacagagttCGGTTTGTCCCAGGAGCCTCACGTCAAACACCCCGGCCACCCTCCTCCTGCTAACACTGGGGACTTGTGACAACGTCCCCTCATTTTAGACTTGAGCTTAACACGCAGCACCCCAGCCGGTGGGTCCCAAGGCAGGGTAATCCCTGCAGCCCTCCAGAAAATACCCCAGGCTTTAGGGGGGGTGAGGAGACGGGGCACACGGGCAGCCCCCCTCCACCGTGTCCCGCCAGGCTGGAGGCGAGCAGGAACCCCACGGATTGAGAAACACCAGTGTCACCTTTCACCCCACCAGGCCAGGGCTGGATCAGGCTCAGGcggagcagggaagggggggggtctGGCTGTACCCCAGGACCCCCTCACCCTCCACCAAGCTGGTTTTGGGGTACACGTGTCACAGCCCCCGGTGGGTgaccccctggggctgggaggtAGCAGTCCCCCAAGCCCCTCAAAACCCCAGGGTGCCCGGGCTGCTTTGACAGGCGGGTGTGGGGAGGAACTGGGGTAGGGATCACCCAGCCCCACggcaccccacagcccagccccacagcaccccacagagCCAGCCCCATGACAGCCTGGCACCCCACAGCCACCTGGCCCCGTCAGAGCCAGCTCCACGGCACCCCAAATCCCAGTCCCACGGCAACCTGGCACCCCAGAGCCTGGCCCACTCacagccagccccacagcaccccacagagccagccccagggcagcctggcaCCCCACAGCCTGGCCCCCTCACAGccacccccagggcaccccacagcccagcccccCGAGCCCGGCCCCCTCCCGCCGCAGTCCCTCGGCACCCCCCGGCCCGGCGGACTCCCCGCatccccccccgcgccccccgcacCTGCTCGGCGGAGGTGGCGGTCTGCAGCCCGTCgtcccgcagccgccgccgcccgccgggaggaggtgggagggggggggaggctCCCGCCATGCTGCGGGCGGCTCGCGCCGGCGGGGGCAGCGGGACGACGGCGGCCGGGCGGGGACACTTAACCACGCCCCCAAGTCGGCcacgccccgccccgctccgccccgcccccgccccgccctgggCGCGCATGCGCAGAGGAGGAGCCGGCCAGAAGGGCGGGCGCTGCGTCACGGCGCTGTGACGTCACACCCCAGCTACCTGACTCCGGCAAGGCGCCGCGCTGCCGTTATTGCGTCATCGCACCGCATCACAACGCTCCGGCGCTGCGTTGCGTCATCACATCACCACGGCATTGCGTCATCGTGGTCCCGCCGCCGCGCCTCGTGCCGGGCCCTCGTGCCGTGGCGCTGCCTCACGGCGGGCGGGTGCTGCGGTGTCACGGCACCCTGTGGCGGGGTGGCGTGGCGGGGTCACCGCTACGCGGGCCCGTGCTGTGCCGCCACGGCCTGCGCTGCCCTGCGCTGCACCCAGCGCCCGCCAGTGCACCCAGTGCTGCACCCAGTACCCACCAGTGCACCCCAGTGCCCACCAGTGCACCCTGTGCTGCACCCAGCGCCCACCAATGCACCCAGTACCCACCAGTGCACCCCAGTGCCCACCAGTGCACCCTGTGCTGCACCCAGCCCCCACCAGTGCACCCCAGTGCACCCAGTGCTGCACCCAGCGCCCACCAGTGCACCCCAGCGCCCACCACTGCACCCCAGTGCTGCACCTAGTGCCCACCAGTGCACCCAGTGCCCACCACtgcacccaccccagcacccaccactgCACCCAGCGCTGCACCCAGCgcccagcacagcacccagcaccccctgcagcccccctcccgccggggaccccccagccccctgcgcTGCTCCGGGTCCCTCAGCCCCAGGGACACCCCGGTGTCCCCTGATGCggccctgggtgcccccccagtCCCTCGGTGGGGGTCCCCTGGGGCTCCCCTAGTCCATGTGTCAGCCCAGTGTCCTCTGCTGCACCCCCGGCCGTCCTCACCCCCCCGCTCTCTtcttgggggggggtccctggtgcGTCCCCGGATGTCCCCACCCCATATTCCCCAGTGCATCCCCCGTGTCCTCCCCACGGTGTCCCAGAGCATCCCCCGGCGTCCCCCCCGGTGcatcccccgtgtccccccccccattccccaaAGCATCCCCCAGTGCACCCCTGATGctcccccccgtgtcccccccgtcccgGTTCCCCAAACCATCCGCcggtgtgtgtgtccccgcccCGTTCCCTACATCATCCCCCGGTGCATCCCCGGTGTTCCCCCCGTTCCCCAGAGCATCTCCCGGTGCCCCCCGCATCCCCTTCCCGGTACCCCAGACCGTccccggtgccccccacccccccgccggtGCATCCAtgtccccctccttccccccctcccaccTCATCCCCCggtgcatccccccccccccctcctcctccgccccgcGCTCCGCCCCGGTGCCAGCCCggcgcggcggtggcggcggcgcagCTCTCCCGCCCCCGGTaacggcggcagcggcggccccggcgcggccccccccggcccgccaTGGCCAAGCAGTACGACGTGCTCTtccggctgctgctgctgggggactCGGGCGTGGGCAAGACCTGCCTGCTCTGCCGCTTCACCGACAACCAGTTCCACCCCGCCCACATCTCCACCATCGGTACCACCGGCACCGGCAACCGGCAAccgggggagggggagcggggagcacccggcagcagcggggagctggggggcggCGGCACCGGGGGAAAACGGGCAGGTGTGGGCAGCGGGGAACGGGAAATGGTGGGTACCGGGAGCATCGGGGGGTCGTAGCACCGGGGAAGTGGGGAACCGGGGAGCAGGGGGCACCGGGAAACCGGGAGCAGTGGGAGCATCGGGGAGCCGTAGCACCGGGGAAATGGGGAACCGAGGAGCCGTGGGCACCAGAGAATGGGGATACCGTGGGCACCGGGGAACGGGAAGACTGTGGACACCGAGGAACCGGGAGTACTGGGGAGCCGTAGCACCGGGAAACCGTGGGAACCGGGCAGCCGTGGGCACCCGAAAACGGGAAGACCGTGGGCACCGGGAGCACTGGGGAGCCGCAGCACCGGGAAAACAGGAGAACCGGGAAGCTGCAGCACCGGGGAACAGGGGAACCGGGCAGCCGTGGGCATGGGGAAACGGGAAGACCGTGAGCACAGGGGAGCGGTAGCACCGGGGAAATGGGGAACCGGGCAGCCGTGGGCACCGGGAGCACCGGGCAGCCACACACCAGGGAAACGGGAAACCGTGAGCACCGGGAGAAATTTGGGAGCCGCAGCACCAGGGAAATGGGGAACCGGGCAGCCCTGGGCACCGGGAGCACCGAGCAGCCACACACCAGGGAAACGGGAAACCGTGAGCACCGGGAGAAATTTGGGAGCCGCAGGAGCAGGGAAATGGGAAACTATGGGGACCGGGCAGCCGTGAGCACCGGGGAACCGGGAGCGCTGGGGAGCCGTAGCACCGGGAAAACAGGAACACTGGGCAGCCGCAGCACCGGGGAAATGGGAAACCGTGGGAAATGCGCAGCCATGGGCACCTGGGAATGGGAAAATCGTGGGAACCGGGAGCACCAGGGAACTGGGGAGTGGCGGCACCGgagaactgggagcactgggcagacACAGCACTCGGGAAATGGGAAACTCTGGGAACTGGGAAGCTGTGGGCACCGGGAAAACTGCGGCACTGGGAGCACCGGGCAGCCACAGCACCGGGAAACGGGAAACCGGTAACACCGGAGAGTCACGGTACCGGGAAACTGGGGGCACCAGGGAGCTGTGGAACCAGGAAACCGAGGGCACTGGGCAGCCACAGCACTGGGGAACTGAGAGCACTGGGAAGCCCGAGCACAGTGAAACTGGGGGtatggggagcactgggagcacccGCCGGCGGCAGGGCTAGACCCAGCGCCCGCACAGTGACCCAGCACCGGGGCCGCTTGCCGGGCCTGGGACCAGGTGTGGGCACTGGAACCGGGCTGCTACTGGAGCACTGGGCCACGGCAGAGCATGGGGTGGGCCAGGAGAGGGTGAGGGGACTGGAGGGACCCTGGTGACAGTGATGGGGGGACACCGGGGCACCCCGTAACcgctcccctccccatcccaggcGTCGACTTCAAGATGAAGACCATCGAAGTGGACGGCATTAAAGTGCGGATACAGATCTGGTGAGTGCTGGCGCCGAGCCCTGGAGGGGGGGAGGATTTGAGGGGGCAGGTTCCCCGAATCCcgtggccccccccacccccttacCAGGGTGGAGGCTGAGCCCTGAGTAACTCATGCCGTGAGTGGTGGCACTGACCCCGCTCTCCCCGGCTGCAGGGACACGGCAGGCCAGGAGCGGTACCAGACCATCACCAAGCAGTACTACCGGCGGGCACAGGtacggggcagggggggtgtccccccatccTGGTGCATaggagaggggaaactgaggcacggggggggcttggggggggtgtaaattctgccccccccccgccccccgccccccgcagggCATCTTCCTGGTGTACGACATCAGCAGCGAGCGTTCCTACCAGCACATCGTGAAGTGGGCCAGCGACGTGGATGAGGTGGGGGTTCTGGGGAGTCTGAGGGGGTCTAGGGCGCCCCCCCCCAccatggcggggtggggggtgtcccctcaccccgcctcctcctccccagtACGCGCCCGATGGCGTCCAGAAAATCCTCATCGGGAACAAGGCGGACGAGGAGCACAAGAGGCAAGTGGCCAAAGAGCAAGGGCTGCAGGTGAGCGGGGGCTGGCGTGtgcccccggggggggcaggcCCCCCCCTGCGCCCCCAGGGTGGCCAGGCCCCCCCAGCATGGCCAGGACCCCCCCTATGAGCCCCCCTTGCTCTTTCCAGGGACCCCAACAAccttcctgcagccctgcctgtatCCAGGGATCCCCCCGGCACCCCAAGCATCCCCaggacgcccccccccaagaatGGCCAGGccccccccatcctcctgcaGTCTCCTGTGAAGCCAGGGACCCCTAAACCCACGCCGCCCACCCCTCAGcccccagtgtgtccagtgacAACCCCCCCATGGGCTCCTGCACCCCGCAGTGAGTCCAGGGAACCCTCCACAGTGCCCGGGGCTGGTCTTAAGCCTCTCAATAGtccccccctggggacccccagaccTCCCCCCGCACCTCCAGCATGGCCAGTGCCCCCCAAAAACATCCAGTAATCACCCCCTGCAACCCCTGCACCCAGTGCCCAGCCCCAGGGGACGCCCCTACGCCAGCCCCCCCCAGTGCCAGCATGGGCAGCACAGCTCGTCCGTCTGTCCATGCCCAGCTGTGTacaagctgggggggggggggtgctggggggtgctgacacaccaccccccccaaaaatcacGGTGCTGCCGCCGGCCCCTCGCCCTGCAGCTGGCCAGGGAGTACGGGATGGATTTCTACGAGACCAGCGCCTGCAGCAACCTCAACATAAAGGAGGTGAGGGGGGACTGGAGGGGCGGGGAGAGGGTATTTGGGGGGAGTACCCCAGCTCACACACcgctccccctcctctcccacagtCCTTCACACGGCTGACGGAGCTGGTGCTGCAGGCGCACCGCaaggagctggaggggctgcgggcccccccccgcacccccaccctGGCCCGCCTGGATGAGGAcgagcagcagcccctggggagcGAGGACAGCCCCAAAACCTGCTGGTGTTGAAGCCTGGatcccccctgacccccctccccCGTCCCCGCCGGGCTGTGTTgggtggggggggcacagagggggCGGGATTGGGGCAGCCCTGATGGAGGGGCGGGAAAGGCGGGGGGGTGCCTGGTGGCaacccaggaccccccccccccccacccagagATGGTGGGGGCTGGGCAGGCGTGGCGGGGGTCCCCCCCCATCCCGGCACTCatgtggggatggggtggggggggtggggggtgtcgcGGGCGCTGTGTGCCCACCCTGTACCCGTGGCCCCCCTCCCCCCTCGattttacacacatacacacacacacacacacacacacacacagagtttgcAGAATAAAGGTGATGCTGGAGGTGGCCAGTGGCTCgtctgctgctggggggaggctgCGGGCACAGTGCCATGACACTGTGGAGCCCCCAGCACTACGGGGCAGCCACTGGCCACCGGGCAAGTGGGGCAGCGTGCCACGGGCCGAGCCAGGCCCCGGCAACCTGAGCGGTTATCAATAATTGAGGCTGCTCCGGGGCTGCCGGGACGGTGTCCCCTTTCCAGGTGGGGGGACAGGTCCGTGGGACACCATGATGGCAGGGCACCGTGCCCCCACCACTGGCCTGGGGGGGCTTTTCCCACAAGACAGCCccggtggggacagggacatcgCCGGTGGTGGCCACCAGGATGGCGGCGGCCACCAGGAGGGTGGCTCTGGGACCACTGGGTGCTGGAACTGGTGGGCACTGGGGGGGATGGCAAGCACAGGAGGCCGCGCAGGTGATGCCAAGGGGATGCGCTGGGGCTGCCTTGTCCCCCCCCCACCTGGGTCCGAGTCACCCCATCCTCCGCCCTGCACAGCGCCAGCTCCCGGAGTCCTGTTATTTCCCGACTCCCCCGAGCATCCCCAGCCAGAAGCGCCgagccccacagcatcccccacCTCGCGGGCGCGGGTAAGAGCAGCCACGTTGTACCAGACCATGCCATGAATTATTGAGGCAGGTAGAAGCATCTCCTTGGCCCCACGCCACCCCTGGCCTCTTCCTTTCCCCGCCCTGGGTGGGTGCCAGCGGGTGGGACGGCTCCGGTTTCTGCCAAGTCACGGCAAGGCGAGGAGACCTTTGGAACTGGTGCATCACGTGGGCACCAGGCAGCCCTTAAGACGCCCCGACGGACACGCGGGGAAAGGCAGAAGCGTGCGTCCGCAGCCATGACCGTCCCCATCGCCAAGTCCTTCTACGACCTGAGTGCCACCTCCTTGCACGGGGAGAAGGTGGATTTTAACGTCTTCCGGGGCCGTGTGGTCCTCATCGAGAATGTGGCATCCCTCTGAGGCACCACGGTGCGGGACTACACCCAGCTCAACATGCTGCAAACCCGCTATCCCCGCCGCTTGGTCGTGCTGGGCTTCCCCTGTAATCAATTTGGCTACCAGGTAAGTTCTCGGGGGCCACCGTGGCGCCTGGCGCGAGGAGGGGGGCATGGCGctggcttttttcccttccccaccacAGGAGAATGGCACCAACGAGGAGATTCTCAACAGCCTGAAGCACGTCCGGCCGGGAGGCGGCTTCGAGCCCAACTTCACCCTCTTCCAGAAGTGCCAGGTGAACGGGCAAGACACCCACCCCGTCTTTGCCTACCTGAAGGCTCACTTGCCCACGCCGGCCGACGAGGTGGCCCATCTGATGGCCGAGCCCCGTTTCTTCACCTGGAGCCCCGTACGACGCTCCGACATCTCCTGGAACTTCGAGAAGTTTTTAGTGGGGCCCGAAGGGGAACCTTTCCGGCGCTACAGCCCCCGCACGCCCACCGCCCAGTTGGAGCCTGATATCCAGCGTCTCCTCAAACTGGCCAAGTAGGGCCAGTTCCAgcatccccccccaccctccaccggttgccaccccctccccgggacagccccagctctccGCCGGGTGACAGCCCCCTCCGAAACtgccgcggggagggggctcgATGGGGGCAGAGGGCCGGGGCAACCGGGGCGGCGCGGGCTGGTGGCAATAAATGAGCCGGAGGGAGCGTGGCTGTGGCCGTGTGGtttttgaggggagggggctgccgtggggaaggaggaagcagCCCCGCGGTGCCAGATCCAGGAAATGGTGGTGCCGGGAGCTCCCCGCcggtgctgccagggctgggtgcCAACAGCAGCACCTCACCGCAGGGGAGTGATTTCGGCACCCAGCTCCTTCCTGcccccggcagggcagggatGGGTTACACCccccagggaaatgggccccGCGGGGCGGGTGGGGTGTGCAGGGACCCCACACGAGCTCCACGAAGCCCCTGGAGGAGCGAAAATAATAAAGTCACTTCTCAGCAGGGTTTGGGACAGCGCCGGGGAGCAGAGTGGGCTCTGGGATGCGGAGAAGGGCCAGATCTGCTACAGGGGGAGGGATTCCACAGGTTTGCAGGAAGGGAaaagccccccccaacccctgcaTTGGGCCCCAACACCCTTCACTGACTATGGGGTGTCCAGAGGAGTGAAGCCCACTTCCAAAGCGCTCCTGCCTGCACCACTGAGCTGTAACATGTCACATTTATTGCCCACACACACATGGGCTCCTGAGGCAGGATGGGGCGGACATCCTTTAGGACCCCTTTTTGGGGTGACAAAGGACCCCCCTCATGTCTTCAGCACAAGGGGGACTCAGGCCACAGTGCTTcaccccatccctgcagctggggcCGCATGGGAGCATCCGGCATCGGCAATCAGCCGCATCCAGGCTGGAGGTTTGGAGAAAAGACTCATGTAAGGGATGATGCTGCAGCCAGGGCTCGCCCAGGGATCCAGGGAGCTCCCAGTGCCGCGGTTCTGCGCAGTGGAGAGCGGGGAGGGAGGTCAGGGGCACCCAGGGGCTCATACCAGGATACAAAGCGGGTTTAGAAGAGCGGGGTCATCTGGCGAGGGTCGTCAGGAAGGATGCTGATGGAGTCCTCGGCCCGGCCGCAGAGCAGGCACAGCATGGTGTATTCCTGAGGTGGGACAGGAGAGAGGGGGGGGCTGCCGTAACCATGCTCTGCCACAGCCCCGTTCCAGGCACAGCCAGGGAAACCCGAGCTGGAGCCGGCACCCGATCCTCGATTGCAATCAGACCTGGGGGGATCTCGTTTCATCCCCCAGGATGAGCCCCACCAGCTTTCCTGAGCCCATTTTCCAGCGTTTAGCTGCTGAATAAGAAATGTGCCAGGGAGGAGGGTTGGGAGAACTGCAGGCCCCCCCGCCCCACCATGCAGCCACATTTTGCTGTTCTGGGCCACGCACATCACCGACATCCCCACGCAGGGACTGCGCAGGAGGCAAGAGGTGAGATGGGCAGCCCCCCACAAAGCAGGGACTAGTGCCAGGAGGCTCTAGGTAGCCCCGAACACAGGGACGTGGCTCTGAAATCTTCAAAGCCAGCACTGTGGCTTCTGTCTGAAGCTGCGTGGCTCCTTCCTGCAGCTGCCGGGGTGGGCGGGAATCAGCTGGGCTGGCCACAGCAGGGTGGGTTTGGAAATCCAGAGACAGAGGAACAGCCCAGGGCTCAGTTTAGGATGTTCCTGGAGCGGAagaggggctgtggggggagAAGGTGGCTCCCCCGGGGGTACCTGGTAGTCATCCACCACGCTGAAGGTGTACTCGTGGCGCGCGATGAGGTGGTGGCAGTTCTTGCAGAGGTCtgtggaggagggagggcggCAGGGTCAGGAGCTGAGGGGATgcggctgctcccagccctggtgctgctgTCCTGGGGGtatccctccccccctccccaaatcccctcagTCCCCTGGGGACAAGCCCCTACCCTCTGTGCCTGCCCTCACCCCCTGGGGCACTGACCTCCCCCCAgtccccaggggggtcccagAACATCAAACCCCCCAACTTCCCCTCTCACACTTAACCGCCCTTCAACTGCCATCAGCTCCTTGACACCCCACTCCTCTCCCCAAGCCTTCAGATCCCCCCAGGCatcacctccccagcccctgcgGCCCCCCAAAACCATCAATCATCCCCCCACGAGTATTGGGCCCCCAAATTAACCCTCCCTCAgcaacccccacccccccccaagccccacaCCCCAAGGCCCCAAGGGTcgtcccccctcagcccccatcCCGGCGCACGGTCGTAGGTGACGATCTCCTCCCCGCCGTGCAGGCCGGCGGCCCGATTGCCGAGCAGCACAAAGTCCCGGCGGCCGCACTGCGCGCACCCCACGAAGTTAAGGAGGAAGGAGCCGCCCTCCAGGCAGGTGGTGCCCTAGGACGACAGCACACGGCTGGCACCGGGGACAGGCCAGCTACCGGCACCGGGCCCAACCCCCGCGGCCTACCCGCTCCGGGTACTCGGTGCCCACGCAGCCCCCGCacatcccgccgccgccgccagcagaTCTCGCGAGCCTTCCGccgaggggaggggcggggcttggCGCCGGGGGCGTGACGGAGGGGTGTTGGCTCCGCCTTTGTGGGCAGGGCTAGAGAGCAGAGAACGGCGTGTGTGGGGCGGGGCGTGCGCTGGGTAGGCGGGGCTTGAGTACGGATATGGTATATATGGGCGGGGATTGCACTAGGGAGGGCGGGGTTAATTTAATGGAGGCGGGGCTTATATTGAGGGGGTGGGGCTTGAACGTGGAGATGATATATGGGCGGGGGTTGTTCTAAGGGAGGCGGGGCTTGAGTGCGACAAGTGTATACAAGTGGGCGGGGCTTGTGCCGAGGTGGGCGGGGCTTGAGCATGGAGAGTGTCTATATGGGCAGTGCTGGTGCTGAGGAGGGCGGGGCTTGTGCATGGAGATTGTATATGTGGGGTGGGGCTTGTGTGAGGGTGGGTGGGGCCAGAGTGGCAGCTCCCATCGAGGGCAGAGTTAAGGTGAGGTGGGTGCAGGCTCTGTTGGGTCCTTAAGGGTGCCCTTAACCAgagcccgcccccgccccgggctgggCCCCTGCAGGACTACCTCAGACAAGGTGGGATGGCTAGGCCAGCGGCTCAGAGGTGAGCCCTACAGCTGTGCATTTGGGTAGCCAGTGCTGAGTTAGGGTGGTCCTAGGACTACCTGAAGGCAAGTGAGGCTAATTG
It contains:
- the RAB15 gene encoding ras-related protein Rab-15 isoform X3, with protein sequence MAKQYDVLFRLLLLGDSGVGKTCLLCRFTDNQFHPAHISTIGVDFKMKTIEVDGIKVRIQIWDTAGQERYQTITKQYYRRAQGIFLVYDISSERSYQHIVKWASDVDEYAPDGVQKILIGNKADEEHKRQVAKEQGLQLAREYGMDFYETSACSNLNIKESFTRLTELVLQAHRKELEGLRAPPRTPTLARLDEDEQQPLGSEDSPKTCWC
- the RAB15 gene encoding ras-related protein Rab-15 isoform X1, translated to MGIPWAPGNGKTVDTEEPGVLGSRSTGKPWEPGSRGHPKTGRPWAPGALGSRSTGKTGEPGSCSTGEQGNRAAVGMGKREDRVDFKMKTIEVDGIKVRIQIWDTAGQERYQTITKQYYRRAQGIFLVYDISSERSYQHIVKWASDVDEYAPDGVQKILIGNKADEEHKRQVAKEQGLQLAREYGMDFYETSACSNLNIKESFTRLTELVLQAHRKELEGLRAPPRTPTLARLDEDEQQPLGSEDSPKTCWC
- the RAB15 gene encoding ras-related protein Rab-15 isoform X5, with the protein product MGIPWAPGNGKTVDTEEPGVLGSRSTGKPWEPGSRGHPKTGRPWAPGALGSRSTGKTGEPGSCSTGEQGNRAAVGMGKREDRVDFKMKTIEVDGIKVRIQIWDTAGQERYQTITKQYYRRAQGIFLVYDISSERSYQHIVKWASDVDEYAPDGVQKILIGNKADEEHKSWPGSTGWISTRPAPAATST
- the RAB15 gene encoding ras-related protein Rab-15 isoform X2; this encodes MGIPWAPGNGKTVDTEEPGVLGSRSTGKPWEPGSRGHPKTGRPWAPGALGSRSTGKTGEPGSCSTGEQGNRAAVGMGKREDRVDFKMKTIEVDGIKVRIQIWDTAGQERYQTITKQYYRRAQGIFLVYDISSERSYQHIVKWASDVDEYAPDGVQKILIGNKADEEHKRQVAKEQGLQGPQQPSCSPACIQGSPRHPKHPQDAPPQEWPGPPHPPAVSCEARDP
- the RAB15 gene encoding ras-related protein Rab-15 isoform X4; this encodes MGNSGNWEAVGTGKTAALGAPGSHSTGKRETGVDFKMKTIEVDGIKVRIQIWDTAGQERYQTITKQYYRRAQGIFLVYDISSERSYQHIVKWASDVDEYAPDGVQKILIGNKADEEHKRQVAKEQGLQLAREYGMDFYETSACSNLNIKESFTRLTELVLQAHRKELEGLRAPPRTPTLARLDEDEQQPLGSEDSPKTCWC
- the RAB15 gene encoding ras-related protein Rab-15 isoform X6; amino-acid sequence: MKTIEVDGIKVRIQIWDTAGQERYQTITKQYYRRAQGIFLVYDISSERSYQHIVKWASDVDEYAPDGVQKILIGNKADEEHKRQVAKEQGLQLAREYGMDFYETSACSNLNIKESFTRLTELVLQAHRKELEGLRAPPRTPTLARLDEDEQQPLGSEDSPKTCWC
- the GPX2 gene encoding glutathione peroxidase 2; translated protein: MTVPIAKSFYDLSATSLHGEKVDFNVFRGRVVLIENVASLUGTTVRDYTQLNMLQTRYPRRLVVLGFPCNQFGYQENGTNEEILNSLKHVRPGGGFEPNFTLFQKCQVNGQDTHPVFAYLKAHLPTPADEVAHLMAEPRFFTWSPVRRSDISWNFEKFLVGPEGEPFRRYSPRTPTAQLEPDIQRLLKLAK
- the CHURC1 gene encoding protein Churchill, with product MCGGCVGTEYPERGTTCLEGGSFLLNFVGCAQCGRRDFVLLGNRAAGLHGGEEIVTYDHLCKNCHHLIARHEYTFSVVDDYQEYTMLCLLCGRAEDSISILPDDPRQMTPLF